ATTGTTGATGATATACTCACGTGCCTTGTTGAGACCATCCTCATTGCAAATGACTCGCTCGAAATAATTCCGTTGCCAAACCGGATTGCCGGGTGTGCCATGTAGGATATTGATTCGTTTGGCTGAGGCACGTTTGAATCCCGCAATGAATGATGCGAGGGATTGGGGTGAACGGTGAAGGAGTGGCAAGTCAGAGGCAGGCGCATCGCCATGCGCCCCTACAGCGATAATCACGACAAGGCCGTGGATGTGATTGGGCATGAGTACGAATTCATCCAATTCAATCTCCACACGAATCTCCTTCGACCGAAACCATTCCTCGACGATGATTTCCCCCACGGTATTCGCGTGCATCATTCCATCGCGAATCTCTCCGAACATCGCCTTTCGATCATGGGTGCACAACGTTACGAAATACACGCCTGCCCGCGTGTAGTCATAGGCTCTCAATCGTATGGACTTGCGCTTCGGCAACATAATTCACGCCCGTAGGGGCACAAGGCGTTGTGCCCGTCTTGTTTTCGTAGGGGCGCATGGCGATGCGCCCGATGTCGCGTTCGCACAATTTAACCGTGGGCGGAACGCCTTCCGCCCCTACAGAAATGATGAAACTTCTTACCGAATCAACACTACCTTCTGCGTTCGTGTTGTCCCCACCGCCTCGATGCGCGCGAGGTACAAGCCCGAAGGCAAATCCCCGGCATCGAACAGATAACGATGTTCGCCCGCGGCAAGCCCGCCCAGATTCACGTCGCGTACGCGCTGCCCAAGCGTGTTGAATACGGACAGCGTCACCGGTGATGAACGGGGCAAAGAGAATGCAAAGGTTGTCGTTGAGTTGAACGGATTGGGGTAAATGTCAAGTTGAAAGGATGTGGGACAAAGGAGGGGCGGCTCGTTGGCCGCGAGTTCGGGTCCCGTCTTCACCAGCCAAAAGTCAAATCCCCCAGCTCCATAGGAACGTGTGGCGCCTCCGAAGGTAAAACCTCCGTCATTTGTCTGGCAAACCGAAAAGCACCAATCATGCTCGTCCCCCCCAAAGTCCATACTCCACAGACTGTCGCCGTTCGCGTCCGCCCTTACCAATCCCACGTTCTCCTCAAGCGCGACCAGATCAAACCATATACCCCCAAGGATGTAGCCCCCATCCGCAGTCTGCCGCATCGAATAGCACTCTTCATCCACATTCTCGCGTCCATAGGTTCGGCTCCAGAGACAATCCCCATTGGCGTCGGTCTTGACCAGCCAAAAGTCCAAACGCCCGTTGCCGAAGGAACCTGTGGATCCTCCCACTGTAAAACCTCCGTCTATTGTCTGCTCCACACTCCGGCAAATGTCGGAGTTGGGGCCTCCAAAGGTTCGCGACCACAGGCTATCGCCGTTGCTATCTGTCCTGATCAGCCAGAAATCGCTCGCCCCACCAGTGTAGGTATTCGTGTTGGCTCCTAAAATGTATCCCCCATCGTCGGTCTGCCGGACATCATGGCAGTTCCCTCCGCTGCCAGAACCGCCCTCGAACGTGCGACTCCACAAGCTGTCGCCGTTGGCATCCGTCTTCAGCAGCCAAACAACGTATCCTTGTCCACTGAAAGGGCCGATGCAACCCGCAAGGATGTAGCCACCATCAGAGGTCTGGGAACCGGAATAGCAGATATCCCCGTGGCCGGTTATTGTACCGTACTTGCGGCTCCACAGACTATCGCCGCTGGCGTCTGTTTTCAATAACCACCATTCAGCTCCTCTAAGGCTATCAAGGATGGCACCCCCCAGGAAATATCCGCCATCGGTTGTTTGCTGAACGAAATAGGGATAGACCGGAGGATTTCCTCCGTGGATCCGACTCCACAGACTGTCGCCGTTGCCGTCCGTTTTGATCAGCCAAGCTCGGTCTCCAACGAAGGAATTGGTAGCTCCGGCCAAGATATAGCCGCCATCCGAAGTCTGCTGCACGGAATAGCACTCATCTGTCCGAATGCCCCCAAACGTACGACTCCACAGACTGTCCGGAGGCCGGGGCTGGGCTGTGGCCACTGAGAACAGGCACAGACTGAGAATGACTGCTTTGAGTACGTTCATCCCTTGATCTCTCCTTCGATAGCAGCCCTAATCTACCACGGGATTGCGGGGAAAGCAAGCGGGCGGCCACACAGGGCCGCCCCTACAATGACTTGTGGATTTGGGGCAAAGAAAACGCCCCGACGTGACGCGTCCGTCGGGGCACGCTCCAGGCAAATCGCGGAGCGTACGAATCTATCAGAATCCGGCCCGGTTCAACTGATCCGGTTCGGCCGGGGTGTGCAGGCGAGGTACGGGAGCAGTCGCGGATGTACTATCGGTTTTCTGAGCCAATTGCGCACGTTGATTGACCACAGCCGGATGGCGCGTGGCAAACCGAATCTGCTCGGCTCGAACCGCCAACATCCTGCTCTCCACACCCATGAACGTGGATGCAGCGCTGAGGATAAAGGCGGCAAGTGCTGTGAATAGCCACAGACGGCGGTCCATGAGATCTCCTCGTGCTTGTTCCCAATAGTGGTAATGCAAAAGGAGTACCTCGGAAGAGCCTGCCCTATATCCACCTAACTCATTGTTATTATTGTGTGATTCCGTACCGTTTCGATGATCTGAAGCTGGCGGTTGGGGATTATCCACCACTCGACTTACCGTATCCACACAAGTGCGTCAAATCCCCAACCGGAAAGATCCCCAACCAAGAGGCCGGGGATCAGAGTCCGTCAGTTAGCCGGTAGTTCAGCGGATGCTGTACGGCGTCTTACAGCAACGAAAACCGATGTTGCCGCTGCGGCTTGCAGGATCAAAGCGGCCGCGCGAGGCGCAGCGTGGACTTGCGCAAAAGAAATTGCCCCATGAACCGCCCCGTGCAGCACGTAAAATGCCCCGCGGATCGTCTATCCAGGCACTGCCGTCACTGGGTGCGCCGATGTAGCTTTCGTGCCAGTCGTCTTCACACCACTCCCAGACATTGCCGGCCATATTATGACATCCCACTGGACTGACACCGGCAGGATAGGTTCCCACGGGTGCCGTGCAGGGATAGCCGTCGGCGGAATTGTCGTAGATATTGGCATTCGCCGCAATCCACGTATCTCCCCACGGCCATTGCCGGTTATCTGCGTTGCCCTTCGCCGCCCGTTCCCACTCCGCTTCCGTGGGCAACCGTTTCCCCGCCCATGTTGCGAAGCCATGAGCGTCGGACCAGTCTACCTTTACGACGGGATAGTTCCCATAAACCGGATCGGTGAAGTAGTCGGGCATCCCACTGAAACCCGGATCAGGCGGATACGCTCGGCCCGTTGAATCGCAGAACGCTTTATACTGGGCATTGGTCACTTCGTAGACGTCAATCTGGAATGCGGGCACATTGACCGTGTGAACGGGCTGTGAACTCGATTGATAGGTTGCTCCCATCTCATACGGTCCGGCCGGCACGAGGACCATGGTTGAAATCACGGTCACTGTATAGAAGAGTTTGTCCCCGGCGATCGCGCCACTTGCATGAGTGAAGTGAGTGTCGGCGGTGATTCCGATCAGGGTCGTTGTTCCGATGGAGAAGTCCAGTGAGTCTCCGGCATAAATCCGAAAACTGTCAGCATATTGAGGACGCGACCAATGCAGAACGACATCGTTCGGGCTGTCACCAACATGAATAACGAGATCAGTTACGGGCAAAGACACGGGCTGCTGGGCATCGGCTTGCATGGACAACAGCAAGAAAAACAATGGTACAAATGTCCTCATGACGTTCACAGTGTCCTCATTTGCGGGAGATCAAGAATTCTCAAAACAACATGCGGAAATATACGGATATTCCTTCGCTATGGCAATGGTTTCGCCCCACGATCCATAATTCTCGGAATCATGACTCGTTTAGGGGGAGAACACGCTTTCGACCGCAATAAAATGGGCCAACCAGAAGCTTCTGGTCGGCCCTATGGCAATTATCCGGATAGCGAAAGAATTAGGGAGACTGGGGAGGCGGGGTTTCGTCGGTTCCCATCTCGACAGAAGACTTGTGGGTCTGGGTAGTCGTCGGACCTCGATCCTCGAGGTCACAGGCTCCCGACATTCACGTGCCGACCCCGAACTTGGGCAACACGAACTTCATGAGCACAAACCATCCCACCAGTATCAGAATCCAGCCGTAATCGCCCAATATCCGTCTCCAAACTCGAGTCATTGCTTTTCCGGTTCTTCCAGTCTGTGCCTACCTAACGTTTGGCTAAGGGGAGGGGTTCCCTTCCCGAGAGCCGCAACTTGAAACCCAACATCGCAGAAAGGCCACTATCTCTGATTTAAATGATTGAAATATCAATATATGCGAAAAGGAGTGGCGTAAGCTGAACGATCACGCGCGGTTTGCCTCACAAGCTCAGGATTGTTATCTTAGATGTTCCGGCAGCGCCCACGCCGGCTTGGTCCCTCGACAGATTGATTTCCAACCTTGAATACAACTCCCTGCAGGTTACTATGAAAATTCGCTGGCTACTCCTCGGTCTTCTGATCGCCGTTTGCTGGTCATGGGCCGCGGCACAGGAAAGTCCCTACAAAGAGCTGATCACTTCCGCAGGCCAGAGCGAAGACTGGGACGACGCCGACGTCGTGCTGGTGTTCGACTCGACCTGGGTAGACGTGGACACGACCGGTCTTTCGCACAAACGAGTGCACACGCTGACGAAAGTGCTGACCGGCAAGGGCGTAGCGATGCTGCGCGGAGCGCGGTTCGACTACGATCCGGCTTCGAATAAAATCGAGATCATGGCGGCGCGCGTACATCGCAAGAACGGCGCGGTGGAGGCGATTGATTTAGGCAAACTGAGAGACCTTCCTCAGCCGCAACGCTCGATCTACTGGGGCGCGCGGATGAAGGTGTTGCCGGTGCCGCCTTTGGAAGTGGGAGACGCGCTGGAACTCGAATACATGACGGTGGGATTCATGATCGCCTATCTGGCCTCCGACGGCGAGGAAGAGCGATACATTCCGCCGATGCGCGGCACCTACTACGACGTGATTATGTTCGGCAGCAGCATTCTCGAGAATCCCACTCCGCCCATGAAGCTGAAGTCGTACACGGTTACGATGCCCGACCATATGCCCGCGCAGTATGAGACGTACAACGGCGAAGTGTATTCGGCGACGCTGTTCGCGGACGGACGGCTGGTCTATCACTTCTGGAAGGAAAACGTTCCGGCCTATGAAGAGGAACGGCGGTCGCCGGGGCCACAGGACTTCGTGCCGAAGGTGGTGTTCACCAACGTGCGCGACTGGGCGGAGAAATCGCGCTGGTTCTACAACGTGAACGAGGATCGAGACATTTTCGCTGCCGACGACGCGATTCGCCGCGAAGTCAAGAAGATCACCGCCCACTGCAAGACCGATACCTGCAAGTTCTACGCGCTTCTCCACTGGGTCGCGCAGGAGATCCGCTACAGCGGAATCAGCATGGGCGAAGGCGAAGGTTACACGCTTCATCCCAGCACGATGACCTTCAATGACCGGGCCGGAGTGTGCAAGGACATCGCGGGAATGCTGGTGACAATGCTCAGGGTCGCGGGATTCGAGGAGACCTATCCGGTGATGACGATGGCCGGCGCGCGCGTTGAGCGGATTCCCGCCGATCAATTCAATCATTGCGTGGTGGCGACACGGAAACCCGACGGCAGCTTTCTGATGCTGGATCCGACCTGGTCGCCGTTCAATTTGAAACTCTGGAGTCACGCCGAGTCGGAGCAGCACATCGTAATCGGCAGTCCCGAGGGCGAAGACCTGACCCGGATCGCCAAGTTCACCGCCGAGGAGAACGACGTTGCCTTCACGATGAACACGCGATTGGACGCGCAAGGGAATCTGACGGGAACGGTGAAAATCGAGGGCCAGTCATACGGCGATGCGCGCACGCGACGGGAGTTCACCGACAACGGACAGGATCGCTGGGATCAGATCTGCCGCAGTCGCTTGACAACCGCGCATCCGGCGGCGGAACTGGTCAGCACGAAATACGGAAATCTATGGGATTTTTACAAACCGTGGACGGTGGAAATCGAGTTCCGCGTTCCGAACTATGCGCGAGTGGTCGGCAATCGAATGGACTACGAACCGTTCGTGAGTAAGTTCCTTTTCAGCGGCAGCTATCAGCATAACCTGCCGACCGGTTTGACGAAGGAGCGCACGCAACCGGTATTCACTTACAATCCGCGGCATCTGACGATGAAGGAAACGCTCGCTCTGCCGCCGGGATTCAAAGTGCGCGAGACTCCTGACGCGCAGGACGCGGGCGGCGAGATTGCCAAGCTTACCGGAAGCTGGAATAAAACGGCAGCGGGCGCGCAGTTCACTCAGGTGTTCAAGATGCGCGATCGCTCGATCCCGCTGAAACACTACGACGAAGTGTGGGCGGCCTACCACGGCCTCGAGGAGACCGCCAAAGATCAGGCGCTGGTGATCGAGAAAGGAGGCGCGAAATGAAGAAGCTCCTATCCATTCTCGCAATCTTCGCTTTCGCCGCATCGGCGTTCGCCGATTTCGACGGTCTTCCGGAATACGTCAAGGCCAATCTGAACGCGATTCAGAAATATCCGAAAGCATCGTGCGTTCTGTTGTGGTGCAACGAAACGTACAAGCTGAACGCCGACGGTTCGCAAATCCACGAATGGCACTCGTTCCGCTACCTTCCCGACGACGCGGGACGTGATGCATGGGGAGATCCGCATATTGCCTACGTGGACGGGCGTCAGAATCTGGAGATTCTCGTCGCCCGCATCTACACGCGTGACGGCCGGCAGATCAATTCGACTCCCCACAACGCCTTCAATCCGATTGTCCCCGAAGGCGGCTTCGATCTCGCCCCCGAGTATACCGACTTCCGGCAGATGGTGGTGACGATGCTCGGACTCGAGAACGGTTCGATTTCCGAACTCCACTACCGGATTACCGACTCCAAACCCGTCTTGCCGTGGATGGAGGACCGGGTGTACTTCCGCGAGGAATGGCCGGTTATTTCGCGCGAACTCATCGTAAACCTTCCATCCGACATCCGGTTGAATTACAAAGCGGAGAACGGCGTCAACGCCGCTTCGCAATCGGGAACGACCTACACCTGGAAAATGGGCGAGCAGCCGGGCTATCTGAAGGAAGACCTCGCCGGACATCGCGTGCTGCTGCCGAACGTGGCCTTCACGACGGCCGCGGACTGGACCGCCGTGGCCGGAGAAATACGTGCGCGAATTGGAGCCGCGTTGCAGAATCCACCCGCTATTCCCCTTTCGCTGGCCGAGTCGCTGCGCGATGCTCAGGGCCAGGAGAACAAGCTCGATGCCGTGAAATCGTGGATGCGCGACCGGTTCAACGTTCTGGAGCTGGAACATCCCGATCTGCCGGTTCGTCTGCGCACCGCAAGCGAAATCTTGAACAGCGGCTATGGTAATTCTCTGGAAATGGCCGTACTGGTTTCCGCTTTGGCTACGAAAGCGGGCGTGCCGACATCCCCGCTGCCGTATTATCCCTTCGAGCCGCCGGTTCCGGGCCTCAACGACTTGGCCGGCTGGTTAGTGGAGGTAGCGGCGGCCGAGGGAACCTTTGAATGCGATCCGCTGAAACCGCGCGACAAATTCACCCGCACGGATCGAGCGGGCGGATACTTCCTGTATTGGAATCAAACTCCGCCCGCAATGCTGCCGTGGACGAAATTGTTCCGACCCGGCTACGGCGCGGCACGCTACTCACTGACGCTGACCTTCGACGGCGCCAATAAGGACACCGTGCAGGGACACGGCCGACTCGTGGCTTATGACGGTTTCGCACCGTTTGAGAAAGTCCGTGCGATGGGTCCTCAGAAGTACCTGGCCGGTGTTCTCAACATCGAGAAGGTGGAAATCACCGACGCGAAGATCGAGAATCTCAGCGAGACGCTCGTGGCGGTGGATTTTCGTTTCGCTGCGGCCGGTGGCGCGGAGAAGGTGGATGACCGTTGCGT
This window of the bacterium genome carries:
- a CDS encoding formylglycine-generating enzyme family protein, with product MRTFVPLFFLLLSMQADAQQPVSLPVTDLVIHVGDSPNDVVLHWSRPQYADSFRIYAGDSLDFSIGTTTLIGITADTHFTHASGAIAGDKLFYTVTVISTMVLVPAGPYEMGATYQSSSQPVHTVNVPAFQIDVYEVTNAQYKAFCDSTGRAYPPDPGFSGMPDYFTDPVYGNYPVVKVDWSDAHGFATWAGKRLPTEAEWERAAKGNADNRQWPWGDTWIAANANIYDNSADGYPCTAPVGTYPAGVSPVGCHNMAGNVWEWCEDDWHESYIGAPSDGSAWIDDPRGILRAARGGSWGNFFCASPRCASRGRFDPASRSGNIGFRCCKTPYSIR
- a CDS encoding DUF3857 domain-containing transglutaminase family protein, producing the protein MKIRWLLLGLLIAVCWSWAAAQESPYKELITSAGQSEDWDDADVVLVFDSTWVDVDTTGLSHKRVHTLTKVLTGKGVAMLRGARFDYDPASNKIEIMAARVHRKNGAVEAIDLGKLRDLPQPQRSIYWGARMKVLPVPPLEVGDALELEYMTVGFMIAYLASDGEEERYIPPMRGTYYDVIMFGSSILENPTPPMKLKSYTVTMPDHMPAQYETYNGEVYSATLFADGRLVYHFWKENVPAYEEERRSPGPQDFVPKVVFTNVRDWAEKSRWFYNVNEDRDIFAADDAIRREVKKITAHCKTDTCKFYALLHWVAQEIRYSGISMGEGEGYTLHPSTMTFNDRAGVCKDIAGMLVTMLRVAGFEETYPVMTMAGARVERIPADQFNHCVVATRKPDGSFLMLDPTWSPFNLKLWSHAESEQHIVIGSPEGEDLTRIAKFTAEENDVAFTMNTRLDAQGNLTGTVKIEGQSYGDARTRREFTDNGQDRWDQICRSRLTTAHPAAELVSTKYGNLWDFYKPWTVEIEFRVPNYARVVGNRMDYEPFVSKFLFSGSYQHNLPTGLTKERTQPVFTYNPRHLTMKETLALPPGFKVRETPDAQDAGGEIAKLTGSWNKTAAGAQFTQVFKMRDRSIPLKHYDEVWAAYHGLEETAKDQALVIEKGGAK
- a CDS encoding T9SS type A sorting domain-containing protein, which encodes MQQTSDGGYILAGATNSFVGDRAWLIKTDGNGDSLWSRIHGGNPPVYPYFVQQTTDGGYFLGGAILDSLRGAEWWLLKTDASGDSLWSRKYGTITGHGDICYSGSQTSDGGYILAGCIGPFSGQGYVVWLLKTDANGDSLWSRTFEGGSGSGGNCHDVRQTDDGGYILGANTNTYTGGASDFWLIRTDSNGDSLWSRTFGGPNSDICRSVEQTIDGGFTVGGSTGSFGNGRLDFWLVKTDANGDCLWSRTYGRENVDEECYSMRQTADGGYILGGIWFDLVALEENVGLVRADANGDSLWSMDFGGDEHDWCFSVCQTNDGGFTFGGATRSYGAGGFDFWLVKTGPELAANEPPLLCPTSFQLDIYPNPFNSTTTFAFSLPRSSPVTLSVFNTLGQRVRDVNLGGLAAGEHRYLFDAGDLPSGLYLARIEAVGTTRTQKVVLIR
- a CDS encoding DUF3857 domain-containing protein, producing MKKLLSILAIFAFAASAFADFDGLPEYVKANLNAIQKYPKASCVLLWCNETYKLNADGSQIHEWHSFRYLPDDAGRDAWGDPHIAYVDGRQNLEILVARIYTRDGRQINSTPHNAFNPIVPEGGFDLAPEYTDFRQMVVTMLGLENGSISELHYRITDSKPVLPWMEDRVYFREEWPVISRELIVNLPSDIRLNYKAENGVNAASQSGTTYTWKMGEQPGYLKEDLAGHRVLLPNVAFTTAADWTAVAGEIRARIGAALQNPPAIPLSLAESLRDAQGQENKLDAVKSWMRDRFNVLELEHPDLPVRLRTASEILNSGYGNSLEMAVLVSALATKAGVPTSPLPYYPFEPPVPGLNDLAGWLVEVAAAEGTFECDPLKPRDKFTRTDRAGGYFLYWNQTPPAMLPWTKLFRPGYGAARYSLTLTFDGANKDTVQGHGRLVAYDGFAPFEKVRAMGPQKYLAGVLNIEKVEITDAKIENLSETLVAVDFRFAAAGGAEKVDDRCVLPSGIVDFTAFVPGFTLGLTKREFPQEIPIEGDITVRMEFPMPEMRQLDSAPAAGDAMWGKCSAKVTREIAEETTTDGSKRRLVIERSLHLRGEWLAPEHWKGFRDWLLFNGPQASPPLVFKKVEKK
- a CDS encoding transposase, translated to MLPKRKSIRLRAYDYTRAGVYFVTLCTHDRKAMFGEIRDGMMHANTVGEIIVEEWFRSKEIRVEIELDEFVLMPNHIHGLVVIIAVGAHGDAPASDLPLLHRSPQSLASFIAGFKRASAKRINILHGTPGNPVWQRNYFERVICNEDGLNKAREYIINNPLRWELDRENPDRIK